Proteins encoded in a region of the Streptomyces sp. NBC_00258 genome:
- a CDS encoding ABC transporter permease — MDLARTEVEPRAEAEPPASRRPRPRTRPRTGSAARLALMALPVAFFGLFFAYPVAAITARGLRIDGVWRFGRIGDVLAQSDIRHVLWFTTWQALASTALTLLIALPGAYVFARFDFRGKQVLRAVVTVPFVLPTVVVGTAFLALLGRGGLLDELWGVRLDTTVWAILLAHVFFNYAVVVRTVGGLWSQLDPRQEEAARVLGASRFAAWRRVTLPALGPAVAAAALMVFLFTFTSFGVVQILGGPTFSTLEVEIYRQTSEIFDLSTAAVLTLVQFVAVGAILAVHAWTVRRRETALRLVDASVTARRPRGAGQWALLAGVLATIAVLLVLPLAVLVERSLDAPGFGYYKALTSDEGGIFLVPPIEAIGNSLQYALAATAIALLIGGLAAAALTRRDAGRLVRGFDALLMLPLGVSAVTVGFGFLIALDKPPLDLRSTWILVPLAQALVGVPFVVRTMLPVLRAVDGRLREAAAVLGASPWRVWREVDLPMVRRALLIAAGFAFAVSLGEFGATVFIARPDNPTLPVAVARLLGRAGDLNYGQAMALSTILMMVCAVALLVLERLRTDRTGEF; from the coding sequence ATGGACCTCGCTCGTACTGAAGTAGAGCCCCGCGCCGAGGCGGAGCCGCCCGCGAGCCGGCGTCCGCGCCCCCGCACGCGCCCGCGTACGGGGAGCGCGGCGCGGCTCGCTCTCATGGCCCTGCCCGTCGCGTTCTTCGGGCTCTTCTTCGCCTACCCGGTCGCGGCGATCACGGCCCGCGGGCTCAGGATCGACGGGGTCTGGCGGTTCGGGCGGATCGGCGACGTGCTCGCGCAGTCCGACATCCGGCACGTCCTGTGGTTCACGACCTGGCAGGCGCTCGCCTCGACCGCGCTCACACTGCTGATCGCGCTCCCCGGCGCGTATGTGTTCGCGCGCTTTGATTTCAGGGGCAAGCAGGTCCTGCGAGCCGTCGTCACCGTGCCGTTCGTGCTGCCTACCGTGGTCGTCGGCACGGCGTTCCTGGCACTCCTCGGCCGCGGTGGGCTTCTGGACGAGCTGTGGGGTGTACGGCTCGACACGACCGTGTGGGCGATCCTGCTGGCGCACGTCTTCTTCAACTACGCGGTCGTCGTCCGTACGGTCGGCGGCCTCTGGTCGCAGCTCGATCCGCGTCAGGAGGAGGCCGCGCGCGTGCTCGGCGCCTCACGGTTCGCCGCCTGGCGCAGGGTGACGCTTCCGGCGCTCGGGCCGGCCGTCGCGGCCGCCGCGCTCATGGTCTTCCTCTTCACCTTCACCTCGTTCGGCGTGGTGCAGATCCTCGGCGGCCCCACCTTCTCGACGCTCGAAGTCGAGATCTACCGGCAGACCTCGGAGATCTTCGACCTCTCGACGGCCGCCGTCCTCACCCTCGTCCAGTTCGTGGCGGTCGGCGCGATCCTCGCCGTCCACGCGTGGACGGTACGGCGGCGGGAGACCGCCCTGCGCCTGGTCGACGCGTCCGTGACGGCGCGACGGCCGCGCGGCGCCGGGCAGTGGGCGCTGCTCGCAGGTGTCCTCGCCACCATCGCCGTCCTGCTGGTGCTGCCGCTGGCCGTGCTGGTCGAGCGGTCCCTCGACGCCCCCGGATTCGGCTACTACAAGGCGCTGACCAGCGACGAGGGCGGCATTTTCCTCGTCCCGCCGATAGAGGCCATCGGCAACTCGCTGCAGTACGCGCTCGCCGCCACCGCCATCGCCCTGCTGATCGGCGGACTCGCGGCCGCCGCCCTCACCCGCCGGGACGCAGGCCGTCTCGTACGGGGGTTCGACGCCCTGCTGATGCTGCCGCTCGGTGTCTCCGCCGTGACCGTCGGGTTCGGCTTCCTCATCGCGCTCGACAAGCCTCCGCTGGACCTCCGGAGCACCTGGATCCTCGTGCCCCTCGCACAGGCGCTGGTGGGCGTCCCCTTCGTCGTACGGACCATGCTGCCCGTACTGCGGGCGGTGGACGGACGCCTGCGCGAGGCGGCCGCGGTGCTCGGGGCCTCGCCGTGGCGGGTGTGGCGCGAGGTCGATCTGCCGATGGTGCGGCGGGCGCTGCTGATCGCGGCCGGGTTCGCCTTCGCCGTGTCGCTGGGCGAGTTCGGCGCGACCGTCTTCATCGCGCGGCCCGACAACCCGACGCTGCCGGTCGCCGTGGCACGGCTGCTCGGGCGGGCCGGTGACCTCAACTACGGACAGGCCATGGCCCTTTCGACGATCTTGATGATGGTGTGCGCGGTGGCGCTGCTGGTTCTCGAACGTCTTCGCACCGACCGGACCGGGGAGTTCTGA
- a CDS encoding thiamine ABC transporter substrate-binding protein, whose protein sequence is MSTTGKFTAVVAVTGLGLAALTACGSSDSGDEGSGSKTVTLVSHDSFAYTKAVLKDFEKESGYKVKVLKDGDAGTAVNKAILTKDNPQGDVFFGVDNTLLSRALDNGLFQSYEAKGSDLILPQYRVDQDKHRVTPIDSGDICVNYDKAYFDKRKLAPPTSFDDLIKPEYKNLLVTENASTSSPGLGFLLGTAAKYGDDGWQDYWKKLKSNGVKVVDGWEQAYNVEFSGSAGGKKAKGDRPLVVSYASSPPAEVIYADPKPKTAPTGVADGTCFRQVEYAGLLSNAKNTKGGKALIDFLITKKFQDDMPLNMFVYPVREVAQVPPEFTKFGPAVENPETLDPAKIADNRDEWVKSWTSLVLK, encoded by the coding sequence GTGAGCACCACAGGGAAGTTCACGGCCGTGGTCGCGGTCACCGGGCTCGGCCTCGCCGCGCTCACCGCGTGCGGGTCGTCCGACTCCGGCGACGAGGGCTCCGGGTCCAAGACCGTCACCCTCGTCAGCCATGACTCCTTCGCCTACACCAAGGCCGTACTGAAGGACTTCGAGAAGGAGTCCGGTTACAAGGTCAAGGTCCTCAAGGACGGCGACGCCGGTACGGCCGTCAACAAGGCCATCCTCACCAAGGACAACCCGCAGGGCGACGTCTTCTTCGGCGTCGACAACACCCTGCTGTCGCGGGCGCTCGACAACGGGCTGTTCCAGTCGTACGAGGCCAAGGGCTCGGACCTGATCCTGCCGCAGTACCGGGTCGACCAGGACAAGCACCGGGTCACGCCCATCGACTCCGGCGACATCTGCGTCAACTACGACAAGGCGTATTTCGACAAGCGGAAGCTGGCTCCGCCGACGTCCTTCGACGATCTGATCAAGCCCGAGTACAAGAACCTGCTGGTCACCGAGAACGCCTCCACGTCCTCGCCCGGCCTCGGTTTCCTGCTCGGGACTGCCGCCAAGTACGGCGACGACGGCTGGCAGGACTACTGGAAGAAGCTCAAGAGCAACGGCGTGAAGGTCGTCGACGGCTGGGAGCAGGCCTACAACGTGGAGTTCTCCGGTTCCGCCGGCGGCAAGAAGGCCAAGGGCGACCGGCCGCTCGTCGTCTCGTACGCCTCGTCCCCGCCGGCCGAGGTCATCTACGCCGACCCGAAGCCGAAGACCGCGCCGACCGGTGTCGCGGACGGCACCTGCTTCCGCCAGGTCGAGTACGCGGGCCTGCTCAGCAACGCGAAGAACACGAAGGGCGGCAAGGCGCTCATCGACTTCCTGATCACCAAGAAGTTCCAGGACGACATGCCGCTCAACATGTTCGTGTACCCGGTCCGTGAGGTCGCCCAGGTGCCCCCGGAGTTCACGAAGTTCGGCCCGGCCGTCGAGAACCCCGAGACCCTGGACCCCGCCAAGATCGCCGACAACCGTGACGAGTGGGTCAAGTCATGGACCTCGCTCGTACTGAAGTAG
- the rlmN gene encoding 23S rRNA (adenine(2503)-C(2))-methyltransferase RlmN: protein MPKPGELTFVAPRGAKKPPRHLADLTPAERKEAVAAVGEKPFRAKQLSQHYFARYAHDPEQWTDIPAGSRAKLQEALLPELMTVVRHLSTDEDTTRKTLWRLFDGTLVESVLMRYPDRVTMCISSQAGCGMNCPFCATGQAGLDRNLSSAEIVHQIVDGMRALRDGEIPGGPARLSNIVFMGMGEPLANYKRVVQSIRALTDPEPDGLGLSQRGITVSTVGLVPAINRFADEGFKCRLAISLHAPDDELRDTLVPVNTRWKVREVLDAGWEYAAKSGRRLSIEYALIRDINDQAWRGDRLGRMLKGKPVHVNLIPLNPTPGSKWTASRPEDEKAFVEAIAAHGVPVTVRDTRGQEIDGACGQLAATER, encoded by the coding sequence ATGCCTAAGCCCGGAGAACTCACTTTCGTTGCCCCCCGCGGAGCCAAGAAGCCGCCGCGGCACCTTGCCGATCTCACGCCTGCCGAGCGTAAAGAGGCGGTTGCCGCGGTCGGTGAGAAGCCGTTTCGTGCCAAGCAGCTGTCGCAGCACTACTTCGCACGGTACGCGCACGACCCGGAGCAGTGGACCGACATCCCCGCCGGATCGCGCGCCAAGCTGCAGGAAGCGCTGCTGCCCGAGCTGATGACGGTCGTGCGGCACCTTTCCACCGATGAGGACACCACCCGCAAGACCCTCTGGCGGCTCTTCGACGGCACGCTCGTCGAGTCCGTGCTGATGCGGTACCCGGACCGGGTCACCATGTGCATCAGCTCGCAGGCGGGCTGTGGCATGAACTGTCCGTTCTGTGCCACCGGGCAGGCCGGTCTCGACCGGAATCTGTCCAGCGCAGAGATCGTGCACCAGATCGTGGACGGGATGCGGGCGCTGAGGGACGGGGAGATTCCCGGCGGGCCGGCTCGGCTCAGCAACATCGTCTTCATGGGCATGGGCGAGCCGCTGGCCAACTACAAGCGGGTCGTCCAGTCCATCCGGGCCCTCACCGACCCCGAGCCGGACGGGCTCGGGCTGTCGCAGCGGGGGATCACCGTCTCCACGGTGGGTCTGGTCCCTGCCATCAACCGCTTCGCCGACGAGGGCTTCAAGTGCCGTCTCGCCATCTCCCTGCACGCACCGGACGACGAGCTGCGTGACACGCTCGTGCCCGTGAACACGCGGTGGAAGGTCCGGGAAGTGCTGGATGCCGGCTGGGAGTACGCGGCGAAGTCGGGGCGCCGGCTCTCCATCGAGTACGCGCTCATCCGGGACATCAACGACCAGGCGTGGCGCGGTGACCGGCTCGGGCGCATGCTCAAGGGCAAGCCCGTGCATGTGAACCTGATTCCGCTGAACCCGACACCCGGCTCCAAATGGACCGCCTCGCGGCCCGAGGACGAGAAGGCGTTCGTCGAGGCGATCGCCGCCCATGGTGTGCCCGTCACCGTCCGGGACACCCGTGGTCAGGAGATCGACGGGGCCTGCGGGCAGCTCGCGGCGACCGAGCGGTAG
- a CDS encoding phosphatidate cytidylyltransferase yields MNDSSWEAPPQAGYWGPSDQGPVQGAAPAGPAYDAYNAQQTRPMPIVPDVPAHGGDQDDDRGAARTGGPLFRDEAPRTPPHQDPSSQVPSHQSQNPQEPMSSAAQPAPAPQKKSAGRDLGAAIGVGVGLGAVIVASLFVVKAAFVGVITVAVVVGLWELTSRLAEQKGIKAPLVPLAVGGAAMVIAGYVRGAEGAWVAMALTALAVLVWRMTEPPEGYLKDVTAGVFAAFYIPFLATFVAMMLTADDGARRVLTFLLLAVVSDTGAYAVGWRFGKHKLAPRISPGKTREGLLGALAFAMVAGALCMQFLIDGGTWWQGLIVGLAVAASATLGDLGESMIKRDLGIKDMGTLLPGHGGIMDRLDSLLPTAPVVWLLLVLFVGS; encoded by the coding sequence ATGAACGACTCTTCCTGGGAGGCGCCGCCACAAGCCGGGTACTGGGGGCCGTCCGACCAGGGGCCTGTCCAGGGGGCTGCCCCGGCGGGTCCCGCCTACGATGCGTACAACGCGCAGCAGACTCGCCCCATGCCCATCGTGCCCGACGTACCCGCGCATGGCGGAGACCAGGATGACGACCGGGGGGCTGCTCGGACGGGCGGCCCCCTGTTCCGCGACGAGGCGCCTCGGACGCCGCCGCACCAGGATCCGTCCTCTCAGGTGCCGTCCCACCAGTCGCAGAATCCGCAGGAGCCCATGTCCAGCGCCGCACAACCCGCACCCGCGCCGCAGAAGAAGAGCGCGGGCCGCGACCTGGGCGCTGCCATAGGGGTCGGGGTCGGGCTCGGTGCCGTGATCGTCGCGTCGCTGTTCGTCGTCAAGGCCGCCTTCGTCGGGGTGATAACGGTCGCCGTCGTGGTCGGCCTGTGGGAGCTCACGTCGCGGCTCGCGGAGCAGAAGGGCATCAAGGCGCCGCTCGTGCCGCTGGCGGTCGGCGGTGCCGCGATGGTGATCGCCGGATACGTCCGGGGTGCCGAGGGTGCCTGGGTGGCGATGGCGCTCACCGCGCTCGCGGTCCTGGTCTGGCGGATGACCGAACCGCCCGAGGGGTACCTCAAGGACGTCACCGCGGGAGTCTTCGCCGCCTTCTACATTCCGTTCCTCGCCACGTTCGTGGCGATGATGCTCACCGCGGACGACGGTGCGCGGCGGGTGCTCACGTTCCTGCTGCTGGCCGTGGTCAGTGACACGGGCGCGTACGCCGTCGGCTGGCGCTTCGGCAAGCACAAGCTCGCCCCGCGCATCAGCCCCGGCAAGACCCGCGAGGGCCTGCTGGGCGCGCTCGCCTTCGCCATGGTGGCGGGCGCGTTGTGCATGCAGTTCCTCATCGACGGCGGCACCTGGTGGCAGGGGCTGATCGTCGGCCTCGCGGTCGCGGCCAGCGCCACGCTCGGCGACCTCGGCGAGTCGATGATCAAGCGCGACCTCGGAATCAAGGACATGGGCACCTTGCTGCCGGGGCACGGCGGCATCATGGACCGCCTGGACTCGCTGCTGCCCACGGCTCCGGTGGTGTGGCTGCTGCTCGTGCTGTTCGTCGGTAGCTGA
- the frr gene encoding ribosome recycling factor, whose product MIEETLLEAEEKMEKAVVVAKEDFAAIRTGRAHPAMFNKIVADYYGALTPINQLASFSVPEPRMAVVTPFDKSALRNIEQAIRDSDLGVNPSNDGNIIRVVFPELTEERRKDYIKVARTKAEDSKISIRSVRRKAKDAIDKLIKDGEVGEDEGRRAEKELDDTTAKYVAQVDELLKHKEAELLEV is encoded by the coding sequence GTGATCGAAGAGACCCTCCTCGAGGCCGAGGAGAAGATGGAGAAGGCCGTCGTGGTCGCCAAGGAGGACTTCGCCGCGATCCGCACCGGCCGTGCGCACCCGGCGATGTTCAACAAGATCGTGGCGGACTACTACGGCGCGCTGACGCCGATCAACCAGCTGGCCTCGTTCTCGGTGCCCGAGCCGCGTATGGCCGTGGTGACCCCGTTCGACAAGAGCGCGCTGCGCAACATCGAGCAGGCGATCCGTGACTCCGACCTCGGAGTCAACCCGAGCAACGACGGCAATATCATCCGGGTGGTGTTCCCCGAGCTGACGGAGGAGCGCCGCAAGGACTACATCAAGGTCGCGCGCACCAAGGCCGAGGACTCCAAGATCTCGATCCGCTCCGTGCGCCGCAAGGCCAAGGACGCCATCGACAAGCTGATCAAGGACGGCGAGGTCGGCGAGGACGAGGGCCGCCGTGCGGAGAAGGAGCTCGACGACACCACGGCGAAGTACGTCGCTCAGGTGGACGAGCTGCTCAAGCACAAGGAAGCAGAGCTGCTCGAGGTCTGA
- the pyrH gene encoding UMP kinase, translated as MTTTKADKDEKSDTGKGAGRFLLKLSGEAFAGGGALGVDPDVVHKMAREIAAVVRGGAQIAVVIGGGNFFRGAELQQRGMDRARSDYMGMLGTVMNCLALQDFLEKEGIDSRVQTAITMGQVAEPYIPLRAVRHLEKGRVVIFGAGMGMPYFSTDTTAAQRALEIDAEALLMGKNGVDGVYDSDPKTNPEAVKFDSLSYGEVITRDLKVADMTAITLCRDNKLPILVFELLAEGNIARAVKGEKIGTLVGDQGSRA; from the coding sequence ATGACCACCACCAAGGCCGACAAGGACGAAAAGAGCGACACCGGCAAGGGCGCCGGCCGCTTCCTGCTGAAGCTTTCCGGCGAGGCGTTCGCCGGTGGCGGGGCACTCGGCGTCGACCCCGACGTGGTGCACAAAATGGCCCGGGAGATCGCCGCGGTGGTCCGCGGCGGTGCCCAGATCGCCGTCGTCATCGGCGGCGGCAACTTCTTCCGCGGTGCCGAACTCCAGCAGCGCGGCATGGACCGGGCCCGCTCCGACTACATGGGCATGCTCGGCACGGTCATGAACTGCCTGGCCCTCCAGGACTTCCTGGAGAAGGAGGGCATCGACTCGCGCGTGCAGACCGCCATCACCATGGGGCAGGTCGCCGAGCCGTACATCCCGCTGCGGGCCGTGCGGCACCTGGAGAAGGGCCGTGTGGTCATCTTCGGTGCGGGCATGGGCATGCCCTACTTCTCCACCGACACCACCGCCGCCCAGCGCGCCCTGGAGATCGACGCCGAGGCTCTGCTGATGGGCAAGAACGGTGTGGACGGGGTCTACGACTCCGACCCGAAGACCAACCCCGAAGCGGTCAAGTTCGACTCGCTCAGCTACGGCGAGGTCATCACCCGCGACCTCAAGGTCGCCGACATGACCGCGATCACCCTGTGCCGCGACAACAAGCTCCCGATCCTCGTCTTCGAGCTTCTGGCCGAGGGCAATATCGCGCGGGCGGTCAAGGGTGAGAAGATCGGCACGCTTGTGGGTGACCAGGGCAGTCGGGCCTGA